One Klebsiella sp. RIT-PI-d genomic window carries:
- a CDS encoding DUF6708 domain-containing protein, with protein MSTLLNDNISREPILTPRLKNWRADLPENTEQQTTPGKLIYVNEINDIWLEIPRYENIMWGGAWFSIFTSIISAIALIWFNIEIYIIRFDFYIFIMSFLFMFFIISMIRLSLRMALFVPRDQPIRFNRKRQKIYVFEHHRKAWNPWAKWPTTIKVFDWADVHGELSRESDRYDQGFRLYGAVCQPGTHTVTERFIFSHATLYAAPQLQLWSHLCQYMQHKPVVMDPIYPGRPHNWAPRKGMFWPPALDAESRTAPE; from the coding sequence ATGAGTACGTTACTGAACGATAATATCTCTCGTGAGCCGATTCTGACTCCGCGACTAAAAAACTGGCGAGCCGATTTACCGGAAAATACAGAGCAGCAAACCACTCCGGGAAAACTTATTTATGTTAATGAAATCAATGATATCTGGCTGGAAATCCCGCGCTATGAAAATATTATGTGGGGAGGAGCATGGTTTAGTATTTTTACATCCATAATATCTGCCATTGCGCTCATTTGGTTTAATATAGAAATATATATTATTCGCTTCGATTTTTATATTTTCATAATGTCTTTTTTATTTATGTTTTTCATAATTTCAATGATTCGGTTAAGTCTAAGAATGGCTTTATTTGTTCCCCGGGATCAACCCATTCGCTTTAACCGCAAGCGGCAAAAGATTTATGTTTTTGAGCATCACCGTAAAGCCTGGAATCCATGGGCGAAATGGCCCACCACGATCAAGGTGTTTGACTGGGCAGATGTGCATGGCGAACTCAGCCGGGAGTCCGACCGCTACGATCAGGGGTTCCGTCTGTACGGTGCTGTCTGCCAGCCCGGCACTCACACCGTGACAGAACGCTTTATTTTTTCTCATGCCACCCTCTATGCAGCCCCTCAACTTCAGCTGTGGAGCCACCTCTGCCAGTACATGCAGCACAAGCCGGTGGTGATGGACCCGATTTATCCCGGCCGGCCGCATAACTGGGCACCGCGCAAGGGCATGTTCTGGCCACCGGCGCTGGATGCAGAATCCAGAACGGCTCCGGAGTAA
- a CDS encoding DUF6708 domain-containing protein: MSTLLDNNVSSEPILTPRLKNWRADLPENTEQQIIPGKLIYVNEINDIWLEIPRYENIMWGGAWLGVVSMLIPTIIVTWMIIDLYPFDFGINILIMFLIFFLFSISMIVLNLRMALFVPRDQPIRFNRKRQKIYVFEHHRKAWNPWAKWPTTIKVFDWADVHGELSRESDRYDQGFRLYGAVCQPGTHTVTERFIFSHATLYAAPQLQLWSHLCQYMQHKPVVMDPIYPGRPHNWAPRKGMFWPPALDAESRTAPE; this comes from the coding sequence ATGAGTACGCTTCTGGACAATAACGTCTCTAGTGAGCCGATTCTGACTCCGCGACTAAAAAACTGGCGAGCCGATTTACCGGAAAATACCGAGCAGCAAATCATTCCGGGAAAACTTATTTACGTTAATGAAATTAATGATATCTGGCTGGAAATCCCGCGCTATGAAAATATCATGTGGGGAGGAGCATGGCTGGGAGTCGTTTCAATGTTGATTCCAACAATTATTGTCACATGGATGATTATAGATTTATATCCTTTCGATTTTGGAATAAATATATTAATAATGTTTTTAATATTTTTTTTATTTTCGATATCAATGATAGTATTAAACCTCAGAATGGCTTTATTTGTTCCCCGGGATCAACCCATACGCTTTAACCGCAAGCGGCAAAAGATTTATGTCTTTGAACATCACCGTAAAGCCTGGAATCCGTGGGCGAAATGGCCCACCACGATAAAGGTGTTTGACTGGGCAGATGTGCATGGCGAACTCAGCCGGGAGTCCGACCGCTACGATCAGGGGTTCCGTCTGTACGGTGCCGTCTGCCAGCCCGGCACTCACACCGTGACAGAACGCTTTATTTTTTCTCATGCCACCCTGTATGCAGCTCCACAACTTCAGCTGTGGAGCCACCTCTGCCAGTACATGCAGCACAAGCCGGTGGTGATGGACCCGATTTATCCCGGCCGGCCGCATAACTGGGCACCGCGCAAGGGCATGTTCTGGCCACCGGCGCTGGATGCAGAATCCAGAACGGCTCCGGAGTAA
- a CDS encoding DUF6708 domain-containing protein: MSTLLDNNVSREPILAPRLKNWRADLPANTEQQTIPGKLIYVNEINDIWLEIPRYENIMWGGAWIGVISTIIPLLVLLWIYIDSPSSYFDCVTLLMLFIFLVFSFSMLILNLRMALFVPRDQPIRFNRKRQKIYVFEHHRKAWNPWAKWPTTIKVFDWADVHGELSRESDRYDQGFRFYGAVCQPGTHTVTERFIFSHATLYAAPQLHLWSHLCQYMQHKPVVMDPIYPGRPHNWAPRKGMFWPPALDAESRTTPEKDH, translated from the coding sequence ATGAGTACGCTCCTGGACAATAACGTCTCTCGTGAGCCGATTCTTGCTCCGCGACTGAAAAACTGGCGAGCCGATTTACCGGCAAATACCGAGCAGCAAACCATTCCGGGAAAACTTATCTATGTTAATGAAATTAATGATATCTGGCTGGAAATTCCGCGCTATGAAAATATTATGTGGGGAGGAGCATGGATAGGGGTTATTTCAACCATCATTCCTTTATTGGTGCTACTTTGGATATATATAGACTCACCTTCTTCATATTTTGATTGTGTAACTTTATTGATGCTATTCATATTTTTAGTCTTTTCATTCTCAATGCTAATATTAAACCTCAGAATGGCTTTATTTGTTCCCCGAGATCAACCCATACGCTTTAACCGCAAGCGGCAAAAGATTTATGTCTTTGAACATCACCGTAAAGCCTGGAATCCGTGGGCGAAATGGCCCACCACAATAAAGGTGTTTGACTGGGCAGATGTGCATGGCGAACTCAGCCGGGAGTCCGACCGCTACGATCAGGGGTTCCGTTTTTACGGTGCCGTCTGCCAGCCCGGCACTCACACCGTGACAGAACGCTTTATTTTTTCTCATGCCACCCTGTATGCAGCTCCACAACTTCATCTGTGGAGCCACCTCTGCCAGTACATGCAGCATAAGCCGGTGGTGATGGACCCGATTTATCCCGGCCGGCCGCATAACTGGGCACCGCGCAAGGGCATGTTCTGGCCACCGGCGCTGGATGCAGAATCCAGAACGACTCCGGAAAAGGACCATTAG